The following proteins are co-located in the Flavobacteriales bacterium genome:
- a CDS encoding TIGR00730 family Rossman fold protein translates to MKKIEKAFENKNWNEIKTKDSWQIFKIMAEFVQAFETLSKIGPCVSIFGSARTKADNTYYKMAEDIAEKLTSKGYGIITGGGFGIMEAGNKGAHKGQGKSVGLNIDLPFEQEANSYIDNDKLINFDYFFVRKVMFVKYAQGFVVMPGGVGTLDELFEAITLIQTQKIAAFPIVLVGKNYWSGLISWMKNVMLEQEQNISPEDLDLFTLVDTADEAVDYIDNFYSKYLLKPNF, encoded by the coding sequence ATGAAAAAAATTGAAAAAGCATTCGAAAACAAAAATTGGAATGAAATAAAAACTAAAGACTCATGGCAAATTTTTAAAATAATGGCTGAATTTGTTCAGGCATTTGAAACACTATCAAAGATTGGTCCATGTGTATCTATATTTGGTTCTGCACGAACTAAAGCAGACAATACCTATTATAAAATGGCTGAAGATATTGCTGAAAAATTAACCTCTAAAGGCTATGGAATTATCACAGGAGGCGGTTTTGGTATTATGGAAGCAGGAAACAAAGGTGCTCACAAAGGTCAAGGTAAATCTGTTGGTCTAAATATAGATTTACCCTTTGAACAGGAAGCAAATAGTTATATTGACAATGATAAGTTAATAAATTTTGATTATTTCTTTGTGAGGAAGGTAATGTTCGTAAAATACGCTCAAGGATTCGTTGTTATGCCTGGTGGTGTGGGTACTTTAGACGAGCTATTTGAGGCTATTACTCTCATACAAACACAAAAAATTGCTGCATTTCCAATTGTATTGGTCGGCAAAAACTATTGGAGCGGTTTAATTAGCTGGATGAAAAATGTAATGTTGGAACAAGAACAAAATATAAGCCCTGAAGATTTAGACCTATTTACTCTAGTAGATACAGCAGATGAAGCCGTAGATTATATAGATAATTTCTATTCAAAATATTTGCTAAAGCCAAACTTCTAA
- the uvrA gene encoding excinuclease ABC subunit UvrA, which translates to MSKSKEMLHVFGAKEHNLKNVNVSIPRNELVVITGLSGSGKSSLAFDTIYAEGQRRYIETFSAYARQFLGGLERPKVDKISGLSPVISIEQKTTSKNPRSTVGTITEIYDFLRLLYARASDAYSYNTGEKMVSYSDEEIQSIILKELKQQKTIILAPVIRSRKGHYRELFEQTARQGFLRVRVDGELREISPGMKLDRFKTHDIEIVVDKLVIKKENEKRIKQSIETAMKYGNGLMMTLDIDTNKERFFSRQLMCSKTGISYAQAEPNSFSFNSPKGACQKCNGLGIVSNIDLNKIITNDTLSIQKGGIAPITQSNSSWITNQIETIGKKYDFNLSTPIKDISQQGLDAILYGSKESFNVELKKAGINKTYKINFEGIIPFIEDQFKNASSPRLKRWAAEYMVKENCKECEGSRLNKESLFFKIDGLNIAEVSNMDIEELQSWINELESKLSEKQNIIAKEIIKELRKRVQFLIDVGLNYLSLNRSSRSLSGGESQRIRLATQIGSQLTDVLYILDEPSIGLHQRDNQKLINSLKDLRDIGNSVIVVEHDKDMIMAADHIIDIGPGAGIHGGQIIAEGNAEKFIKESSLTIDYLKGKKRIHVNPERRKGTNKSIVIKGARGNNLKNVTAEFPLGTFIGVIGVSGSGKSTLINETLYPILNQHFYNAVKKPLDYDSVKGLEHIDKVIEVDQSPIGRTPRSNPATYTGVFSEIRNLFANHPESKARGYKVGRFSFNVTGGRCEECQGAGVRTIEMNFLPDVHVDCEYCNGKRYNRETLEIRYKGKSIADILDMNINQALSFFENHPKINRQIKTLAEVGLGYIKLGQQSTTLSGGESQRVKLASELSKRSTGNTFYILDEPTTGLHFEDVNVLLQVLEKLVNKGNTVVVIEHNLDVIKMADHIIEIGPDGGSKGGEIINTGTPEQIILSKEGYTASFLKEELKN; encoded by the coding sequence ATGAGTAAATCAAAAGAAATGCTTCATGTTTTTGGAGCGAAAGAACATAACCTTAAAAATGTCAATGTATCTATTCCTCGTAATGAGTTGGTAGTCATTACAGGACTTAGTGGTAGTGGCAAATCTTCTCTAGCTTTTGACACTATATATGCTGAAGGACAAAGAAGATATATAGAAACATTTTCCGCCTATGCTAGACAATTCCTTGGCGGACTAGAACGACCTAAAGTTGACAAAATTAGTGGCTTGTCGCCAGTCATATCTATTGAGCAAAAAACAACGAGTAAAAATCCACGTTCAACCGTAGGTACCATAACAGAAATTTATGATTTTTTACGACTTCTTTATGCTAGAGCATCGGATGCATACTCTTATAATACTGGTGAAAAGATGGTTTCTTACTCAGATGAAGAAATTCAATCTATTATCCTTAAAGAACTAAAACAACAAAAAACAATAATCCTTGCTCCAGTAATTCGATCCAGAAAAGGGCATTATAGAGAGTTATTTGAACAAACCGCAAGGCAAGGGTTTTTAAGAGTCCGTGTAGATGGTGAATTGAGAGAAATTTCACCAGGCATGAAATTAGACCGTTTCAAGACACACGATATTGAAATAGTGGTTGATAAACTTGTGATTAAGAAAGAAAATGAAAAACGTATAAAACAATCCATAGAAACGGCTATGAAATATGGCAATGGGTTGATGATGACACTAGATATAGACACTAATAAAGAACGTTTTTTCAGCAGACAACTCATGTGTTCAAAAACAGGTATTTCTTATGCTCAAGCAGAACCCAATAGTTTTTCTTTTAACTCGCCAAAAGGAGCTTGTCAAAAATGTAATGGATTAGGTATAGTGTCCAACATCGACTTAAATAAAATCATTACAAACGATACATTAAGTATCCAAAAAGGAGGAATTGCCCCCATTACCCAATCCAATAGTTCATGGATAACAAATCAGATTGAAACAATCGGTAAAAAGTACGATTTCAATTTATCTACACCCATCAAAGATATTTCTCAACAAGGATTAGACGCCATACTCTATGGCTCAAAAGAATCTTTTAATGTTGAACTTAAAAAAGCAGGGATAAACAAAACCTACAAAATCAATTTTGAAGGCATTATACCGTTCATCGAAGACCAATTCAAAAACGCATCTTCTCCAAGATTAAAACGTTGGGCAGCGGAGTATATGGTAAAAGAAAACTGTAAAGAATGTGAAGGTAGTCGATTAAATAAAGAATCACTATTTTTTAAAATAGATGGTCTAAACATCGCCGAAGTGTCCAATATGGATATCGAAGAATTACAGAGTTGGATAAATGAATTAGAAAGTAAACTTTCAGAAAAACAAAATATAATAGCTAAGGAAATCATTAAAGAATTACGCAAAAGAGTTCAATTTCTTATTGATGTAGGACTAAACTACTTATCCCTCAATCGTTCTTCTAGAAGCTTATCTGGTGGTGAAAGTCAGCGTATTCGACTAGCTACTCAAATAGGCTCACAACTTACCGATGTCCTATATATTCTTGATGAACCCAGTATTGGCCTACACCAAAGAGATAATCAAAAATTGATTAACTCATTAAAAGACTTGAGAGATATAGGAAACTCTGTTATTGTTGTAGAACACGACAAAGATATGATAATGGCTGCTGATCATATTATTGATATAGGACCAGGCGCAGGTATTCATGGCGGACAAATCATCGCTGAAGGTAATGCTGAAAAATTTATAAAGGAATCGTCATTGACCATTGATTATCTCAAGGGAAAAAAACGTATACATGTCAATCCAGAACGACGAAAAGGAACAAATAAAAGTATCGTAATTAAAGGTGCTAGAGGTAATAACTTAAAGAACGTAACAGCCGAATTTCCACTAGGAACATTCATAGGCGTAATTGGAGTTTCAGGAAGTGGGAAAAGCACTTTGATAAACGAAACACTCTACCCTATTCTTAATCAACACTTTTATAACGCCGTTAAGAAACCTTTAGACTACGATTCCGTAAAAGGTTTAGAGCATATCGACAAAGTAATAGAAGTAGATCAGTCTCCAATTGGTCGTACTCCACGTTCCAACCCAGCAACATACACGGGTGTGTTTTCTGAAATAAGAAACCTATTTGCTAATCATCCAGAATCAAAGGCAAGAGGTTACAAGGTAGGACGGTTTTCTTTTAATGTGACTGGCGGCAGATGCGAAGAATGTCAAGGTGCTGGTGTAAGAACAATTGAAATGAATTTCTTGCCCGATGTACATGTCGATTGTGAGTACTGTAATGGTAAGCGATACAACAGAGAAACACTAGAAATAAGATATAAAGGCAAGTCAATTGCAGACATACTGGATATGAACATCAACCAAGCGCTAAGCTTTTTTGAAAATCATCCCAAAATAAATCGTCAAATAAAAACACTAGCAGAAGTTGGCTTAGGGTACATAAAGCTAGGACAACAATCTACTACCCTTTCAGGTGGAGAATCGCAACGAGTTAAACTTGCCAGCGAGTTATCCAAAAGAAGCACAGGCAACACCTTTTACATTCTTGACGAACCTACAACAGGACTGCATTTTGAAGATGTAAATGTATTACTACAAGTGTTGGAAAAACTCGTAAATAAAGGAAATACAGTAGTTGTAATTGAACACAATCTAGATGTTATAAAAATGGCCGATCATATCATAGAGATTGGGCCTGATGGCGGAAGTAAAGGTGGGGAAATCATAAATACAGGTACTCCAGAACAAATTATCCTTTCAAAAGAAGGCTATACTGCTTCATTTCTGAAAGAAGAATTAAAAAATTAA
- a CDS encoding THUMP domain-containing protein codes for MKNSTTDNFNMIAKTQLGLEEILADELRQLGAQDVQVLNRAVGFVGDLGFMYKANLNLRTAIRILKPIYKFTARRDVELYEEAKKLDWSKYISVENTIAVNAAVHSDFFNHSHYVALKVKDAIVDYFRDLTKGRRPDVDTKNPDVRINIHVSNDKCTISLDSSGDSLHKRGYRHATNEAPISEVLAAGLILLSDWDRQSDFLDPMCGSGTILIEAAMIACNIPPSLHRKKFCFMNWIDFDADLWTKIKEVSMNKVSDFEGRIIGCDRAFASVRKAQDNVKDAMLDDIIEIKRANFVRKPEPMPNGGTILFNPPYGERLNVDTIELYSQIGDTFKKNYAGCSAWLITSDMEAVNNIHLKHTRRIKIFNGKLECRFLKYQMYEGSKKLSKKKATD; via the coding sequence TCAAGTTTTGAATAGAGCTGTAGGTTTTGTTGGCGATTTAGGCTTTATGTATAAGGCTAATTTAAATCTCCGAACAGCTATTCGAATACTTAAGCCAATCTATAAGTTTACTGCTCGTAGAGATGTGGAGTTGTATGAAGAAGCTAAAAAATTGGATTGGTCAAAATACATTAGTGTAGAGAATACTATTGCAGTAAATGCAGCAGTTCATTCGGACTTTTTTAATCATAGTCATTATGTAGCTCTAAAAGTGAAAGATGCTATAGTAGATTACTTTAGAGATTTAACAAAAGGAAGAAGGCCCGATGTTGATACTAAAAACCCCGATGTAAGGATTAACATTCATGTTTCTAATGATAAGTGTACTATTTCTTTAGATAGTTCTGGAGATTCTTTACATAAAAGAGGTTATAGACATGCTACTAATGAGGCGCCAATTAGTGAAGTATTGGCTGCTGGTCTAATTTTATTGAGTGACTGGGATAGGCAAAGTGATTTTCTTGACCCGATGTGTGGTTCAGGAACTATACTTATAGAAGCGGCAATGATTGCATGTAATATTCCACCGTCTTTACATAGAAAGAAATTCTGTTTTATGAACTGGATTGACTTCGATGCTGATTTATGGACAAAGATTAAAGAAGTTTCCATGAATAAGGTAAGTGATTTTGAGGGCAGGATAATTGGTTGTGATAGAGCTTTTGCATCTGTTCGAAAGGCTCAAGATAATGTTAAAGATGCGATGCTTGATGATATTATTGAAATAAAAAGAGCCAATTTTGTTAGAAAGCCAGAGCCTATGCCAAATGGTGGTACTATATTATTTAATCCTCCTTATGGTGAGCGATTGAATGTGGATACTATAGAGTTATACTCACAGATTGGAGATACTTTCAAAAAGAATTATGCTGGTTGTTCGGCTTGGTTAATAACTTCTGATATGGAAGCGGTAAATAATATTCATCTTAAGCATACCCGAAGAATAAAAATATTTAACGGTAAGTTAGAATGTCGCTTTTTAAAATATCAAATGTATGAAGGTTCAAAAAAATTAAGCAAAAAAAAAGCGACTGATTAG